The proteins below come from a single Chrysoperla carnea chromosome 1, inChrCarn1.1, whole genome shotgun sequence genomic window:
- the LOC123305367 gene encoding elongator complex protein 5 has translation MFSQAIFGKPLPKFVLIQDTYETKQTKLVESIVHMHNVQSVPKVYIFSFENQLEFVRSPKIQFQTYTDTSNLNSILPICLDHITEECILIIDSLIDLIYVFGEGFCVQEIQKLLRNKLILQIITVLHTDVLYNELIPKYFTFLSTLNIVAKSSDVIEYTHKRLNGKVIKKLVKLSYNNRVLTSKEIELNDLLQSESIPYQPNPDKLTTFKIGLEENEIESRNKLVLPYLKTEENKGKPQVTIGDNSGGKILYLPDEYDDFDEEDPDDDLDV, from the exons atgttctcACAAGCTATTTTCGGGAAACCATTACCGAAATTTGTGTTAATACaag ATACTTacgaaacaaaacaaacaaaacttgtAGAGTCAATTGTTCATATGCATAATGTACAAAGTGTTCCAAAAGTATACATATTCTCATTTGAAAATCAGCTAGAATTTGTTCGAAGCccaaaaatacaatttcaaaCTTATACTGATACctcaaatttaaattcaatactaCCGATTTGCTTAGATCACATTACTGaagaatgtattttaataattgattcgctaattgatttaatttatgtatttggtGAAGGATTTTGTGTACAAGAAATTCAAAAGTTGttgagaaataaattaatattacaaataataacagtTTTGCATACAGATGTATTATACAACGAATTAATTCCAAAATATTTCACGTTTTTAAGTACTCTTAATATAGTTGCAAAAAGTTCTGATGTAATAGAATACACACATAAACGATTGAACgggaaagtaattaaaaaattagtaaaattaagtTATAACAACAGAGTTTTAACATCAAAAGAAATAGAACTGAATGATTTACTACAATCCGAATCAATTCCATACCAGCCTAATCCAgataaattaacaacttttaaaatcggtttagaagaaaatgaaattgaatctagaaataaattagttttaccctacttaAA AACGGAAGAAAATAAAGGAAAACCTCAAGTTACAATAGGAGATAATTCAGgaggaaaaatattatatttaccaGACGAATACGATGATTTTGACGAAGAAGATCCAGATGATGACTTAgacgtttaa
- the LOC123305372 gene encoding tRNA-splicing endonuclease subunit Sen2: MILRLSLEEGFFLIYAMNCIEIYDGSQKLSIEQCWNLFSNADPNFIKCYIIYHHFRSKGWIVKSGEKFAGNYILYKNGPQFFHATYIVIIDTENSASSDKKQWKQILPIIRVAETCKKEVIIARIITHGITSFEGVKTPMNLSSVSVHETLVQRWFISDK; the protein is encoded by the exons ATGATATTAAGATTATCCTTAGAAGAAGGattctttttaatatatgcAATGAATTGTATTGAAATCTATGATGGCTCACAGAAATTGTCAATCGAACAATGTTGGAATCTATTTTCTAATGCAGacccaaattttattaaatgttatataatttatcatcattttCGTAGTAAAGGATGGATTGTTAAGAGTGGAGAAAAATTTGCTGGAAATTATA ttttgtataaaaatgggCCACAATTTTTCCATGCTACGTATATTGTGATAATTGATACAGAAAATTCTGCGTCTTCAGATAAAAAACAGTGGAAGCAAATTTTACCTATAATTCGAGTCGCTGAAACATGTAAAAAG GAAGTTATAATTGCTAGAATTATTACGCATGGAATAACATCATTTGAAGGAGTGAAAACACCGATGAATCTAAGTTCAGTTTCTGTTCATGAAACGTTAGTACAAAGATGGTTTATTTCagataaataa